A window of the Brassica oleracea var. oleracea cultivar TO1000 chromosome C1, BOL, whole genome shotgun sequence genome harbors these coding sequences:
- the LOC106323905 gene encoding vacuolar cation/proton exchanger 2-like gives MSQCNVPALIEPQVEMGSVDEAENKTLFKLEEDAKQTKEASLMEQGSLSPIFPQRITKSPKNSVLKSIKIVILSNKLNLLLPFGPLAILVHYMIDSKGWVFLLSLIGITPLAERLGYATEQLAFYTGPTVGGLLNATFGNVTELIISIFALKNGMIRVVQLTLLGSILSNMLLVLGCAFFCGGLVFHQKDQVFDKGLAVVNSGLLLMAVMGILFPAVLHYTHSEVHAGSSELALSRFSSCIMLIAYAAYLFFQLKSQSSSYSPLEQETNQNEEASDEDEDPEISKWESIIWLSILTAWVSLLSGYLVDAIEGASVSWNIPIAFISVILLPIVGNAAEHAGAIMFAMKDKLDLSLGVAIGSSIQISMFAVPFCVVIGWMMGEQMDLNFQLFETAMLFITVIVVAFFLQEGTSNYFKGLMLILCYLIVAASFFVHEDPQQDGAL, from the exons ATGAGTCAGTGTAACGTCCCGGCTCTTATTGAACCACAAGTTGAA ATGGGGTCGGTTGATGAAGCTGAGAACAAAACCCTATTTAAACTCGAAGAAGATGCCAAGCAAACCAAAGAAGCTTCTTTGATGGAGCAAGGTTCACTCTCTCCAATCTTCCCTCAACGCATAACTAAATCACCAAAGAACAGCGTCCTTAAGAGCATCAAGATCGTTATTTTATCTAACAAACTCAATCTATTGCTACCTTTCGGTCCTCTAGCAATACTGGTCCACTACATGATAGATAGCAAG GGGTGGGTGTTTCTGCTGAGCTTAATAGGCATCACACCATTAGCTGAGCGTCTAGGATACGCCACAGA GCAACTTGCTTTTTACACTGGCCCAACTG TGGGAGGTCTCCTAAACGCTACGTTCGGGAACGTGACTGAACTGATCATATCCATCTTCGCTTTGAAAAACGGAATGATACGTGTAGTTCAGCTGACTTTGCTAGGATCGATTCTTTCCAACATGCTGCTTGTGCTCGGCTGCGCTTTCTTCTGCGGCGGGCTAGTGTTTCACCAGAAAGACCAAGTCTTTGACAAA GGGCTTGCGGTTGTTAATTCAGGATTGCTTTTGATGGCTGTAATGGGGATACTCTTCCCTGCTGTGCTTCACTACACGCATAGCGAGGTTCATGCCGGATCGTCGGAGCTGGCTTTGTCGAGGTTTAGCAGTTGTATAATGCTTATAGCTTATGCTGCTTACCTTTTCTTCCAGTTGAAGAGTCAGTCTAGTTCTTATAGCCCTCTTGAACAG GAAACGAATCAGAACGAGGAAGCTTCTGATGAAGATGAAGATCCTGAGATCTCCAAGTGGGAATCTATCATATGGCTCTCAATCTTGACGGCTTGGGTCTCTCTTCTCTCTGGCTATCTTGTTGATGCCATAGAG GGTGCATCGGTCTCTTGGAACATACCAATAGCTTTTATAAGTGTCATATTGCTTCCTATTGTTGGGAATGCAGCGGAGCATGCAGGGGCTATCATGTTTGCCATGAAAGATAAACTG GATCTGTCATTGGGCGTGGCTATTGGTTCCTCTATCCAGATCTCCATGTTCGCG GTCCCGTTCTGTGTGGTGATTGGGTGGATGATGGGTGAACAGATGGACCTCAACTTCCAGCTTTTTGAGACGGCTATGCTGTTTATTACCGTTATAGTAGTAGCTTTTTTCCTCCAG GAAGGGACATCGAATTACTTCAAAGGGTTGATGCTCATTCTTTGTTATTTGATAGTAGCTGCCAGTTTCTTTGTACACGAAGATCCTCAACAAG ATGGAGCTTTATAA
- the LOC106317715 gene encoding WPP domain-interacting protein 3-like: MEKVSVSPQRSNSVDSLRVESPKRKGFGLKKWRRIKRDTPVKDESAAPADDGSKLLKRNLTGLVNPPSKHVDLSSVEARQSSEGSVGSVNMMTHHLPTVVNGFSPIQGLFTVGQGFDKSEELSGNSTAAKNVVGGGGKIDSGSQGSDTIKNGSDFVFSSGAVSVGEKDERLMMNHVTTEGQEVREQVETYSTSENGGEGEDGDESHKKKNNHCWADKDHVADSIRSLAALQEALWKEVTSFQELSKESIPPLHSNNDEVDSGSQVLILKQKVKNLQHTLEEARADLDAKEARIQELENAKIECELEGVFQRKIEAEIQHLLLTSSLSASLQVIKEQPKKVHSVTEDPEPNRGAMLGKTCKSSFYFLIQLILLVSILRLLLLQSSPASQLVIPT; the protein is encoded by the exons ATGGAGAAAGTGAGTGTATCACCTCAACGATCCAACAGCGTTGATAGCTTAAGGGTTGAATCCCCGAAGAGAAAAGGTTTCGGGTTGAAGAAATGGAGAAGGATCAAGAGAGATACTCCTGTGAAAGACGAGTCCGCTGCACCTGCTGATGATGGTAGTAAGTTGCTGAAGCGTAATTTGACTGGCTTGGTGAACCCTCCTTCTAAACATGTAGACTTGTCTTCGGTTGAAGCAAGACAGAGTAGTGAAGGCTCTGTTGGATCTGTAAACATGATGACTCATCATCTTCCAACTGTAGTCAACGGGTTTAGTCCCATTCAAGGTTTGTTTACTGTAGGCCAAGGTTTTGACAAGAGCGAAGAGCTTAGTGGTAATTCAACAGCTGCGAAGAATGTAGTAGGAGGAGGAGGGAAGATTGATTCAGGTAGCCAAGGGAGTGATACCATCAAGAATGGAAGTGATTTTGTGTTTTCGAGTGGCGCAGTTTCTGTTGGAGAGAAAGATGAGAGACTGATGATGAATCATGTAACAACAGAAGGTCAAGAAGTTAGGGAGCAAGTCGAAACATATAGCACAAGCGAGAACGGAGGAGAAGGTGAAGATGGAGATGAGAGTCATAAGAAGAAGAACAACCATTGTTGGGCAGACAAGGATCACGTTGCGGATTCTATCAGAAGTCTTGCAGCTCTGCAAGAAGCTCTTTGGAAAG AGGTTACAAGTTTCCAGGAGCTGAGTAAGGAATCTATACCACCACTACATTCGAACAATGATGAAGTCGATTCAGGATCACAGGTACTTATCTTGAAGCAGAAGGTGAAAAATCTCCAACACACACTCGAGGAAGCGAGAGCTGATCTTGATGCAAAGGAAGCCAGGATCCAAGAACTCGAAAACGCGAAGATTGAATGTGAACTTGAAGGCGTTTTCCAGAGAAAGATCGAAGCTGAAATCCAGCATTTGTTGCTCACAAGTTCTCTGAGTGCATCACTACAAGTAATCAAAGAACAACCAAAGAAGGTACATTCTGTAACTGAAGATCCTGAACCGAACCGTGGAGCCATGTTAGGTAAAACATGCAAGTCTAGTTTCTATTTCTTGATACAGTTGATCTTGCTAGTCTCCATACTTCGGTTACTGCTCCTCCAATCCTCTCCTGCTTCACAATTAGTTATACCAACCTGA
- the LOC106317705 gene encoding zinc finger BED domain-containing protein RICESLEEPER 3-like encodes MYDDDNLSVEDMMAENEDDQEIQDAQGDSVTSHAKTKGNKRRHSTCWKNFSIVGDRLPDGTHNIKCNHCNQPYNIDLSRIGTNTMLRHSKRCSMTPGCTPGSNKKLDMIVFREMMAIAIVEHNLPYQFVEYRRVRDALSYVNSSIEFWCRNTAVTDVLRIFEKEKANLRKVLSEVPGRISFTTDLWRVITVEGYLCLTAHYLDANGKLHAKIVEFCAFPPPHTGASIAMKLMEILKEWGLEKKVFTVTVDNATANDNMQVFLKRQLRKNLVYHGEFMHIRCVAHILNLIVQDGLSVIGEALEKIRDIVKFVKSSKNREKMFEACVETVGIQNQNKAGLILDVSMRWNSAFKMLSRAIEFKDAFRNLSKVEPSYKCNPSDLEWSRGALIKEFLSPFTEMTKLVSGSKYPTANLYFMQVWKIESWLRHHATSEDDTICEMVKIVRVKFDKYWDDYSDILAIDAVLDPRLKFKCLEYCYTTLNPSTSKAKIDHIRKKMEKLFGVYKKNTKATTTTAS; translated from the coding sequence ATGTACGATGATGACAATTTGAGTGTTGAAGACATGATGGCTGAGAATGAAGATGATCAGGAGATTCAGGATGCACAAGGTGATTCTGTAACCAGTCATGCTAAGACCAAAGGTAACAAACGTAGACACTCGACATGTTGGAAGAATTTTAGTATTGTAGGAGATAGGTTGCCGGATGGAACTCATAATATTAAGTGCAATCATTGCAATCAACCCTACAACATAGATCTAAGTAGGATTGGAACTAATACTATGTTGCGACATTCAAAACGGTGTTCGATGACTCCTGGATGTACACCTGGAAGTAATAAGAAGCTGGATATGATTGTCTTCCGTGAAATGATGGCGATTGCAATAGTTGAGCATAATCTGCCGTACCAGTTTGTTGAGTATAGACGGGTGAGAGATGCTCTTTCTTATGTGAATTCAAGCATTGAATTCTGGTGTAGGAACACGGCAGTAACTGATGTGCTTAGGATTTTTGAGAAGGAGAAAGCCAATCTTAGGAAGGTGTTGAGTGAAGTTCCTGGTAGGATCAGCTTCACTACTGATCTTTGGAGAGTAATCACGGTAGAGGGTTACTTGTGTTTGACAGCTCACTATCTTGATGCAAACGGGAAGCTACACGCGAAGATAGTGGAGTTTTGTGCGTTTCCTCCACCTCACACTGGTGCAAGCATTGCTATGAAGTTAATGGAGATACTGAAAGAATGGGGCTTAGAAAAGAAGGTGTTTACAGTAACGGTGGACAACGCTACTGCCAATGATAACATGCAAGTGTTTCTAAAGAGACAACTTCGCAAAAATCTGGTGTATCATGGTGAATTTATGCATATAAGATGTGTGGCACACATCTTGAACCTTATTGTTCAAGATGGGTTATCAGTGATTGGTGAAGCTTTAGAGAAGATTAGGGACATTGTGAAGTTTGTAAAAAGTTCAAAGAATAGGGAAAAGATGTTTGAAGCTTGTGTGGAAACTGTTGGGATTCAGAATCAGAACAAGGCTGGTCTTATTTTGGATGTGTCAATGAGGTGGAACTCAGCCTTCAAGATGTTGTCTAGAGCTATTGAGTTTAAGGATGCATTCCGTAATCTCTCTAAAGTTGAGCCAAGCTACAAGTGTAATCCTTCAGATTTGGAATGGTCAAGAGGAGCACTCATCAAAGAGTTTTTGTCTCCATTTACTGAGATGACAAAACTGGTTTCAGGCTCCAAATACCCTACAGCGAACCTCTACTTCATGCAGGTGTGGAAAATAGAGAGTTGGCTGAGACATCATGCGACTTCAGAAGATGATACAATATGTGAGATGGTGAAGATCGTGAGGGTAAAATTCGATAAATACTGGGATGACTACAGTGATATATTAGCAATTGATGCGGTCTTGGATCCGAGGTTGAAGTTCAAGTGCTTAGAATACTGCTATACCACTTTAAACCCGTCTACAAGCAAAGCTAAAATCGATCACATCCGTAAGAAGATGGAAAAGCTGTTTGGAGTGTATAAGAAGAATACTAAGGCCACTACTACAACCGCTTCATAA